In one Pseudomonas sp. R84 genomic region, the following are encoded:
- a CDS encoding RluA family pseudouridine synthase — protein MPLSNIHILHQDAAVLVVNKPTLLLSVPGRADDNKDCLITRLQENGYPEARIVHRLDWETSGIILLARDADTHRELSRQFHDRETEKAYTALAWGQPELDSGSIDLPLRYDPPTKPRHVVDHEFGKHALTFWRVLERCGDWCRVELTPITGRSHQLRVHMLSIGHPLLGDGLYAHEQALAAWPRLCLHASMLSFTHPQTGERLRFECPAPF, from the coding sequence ATGCCGCTGTCCAACATCCACATCCTCCATCAGGACGCCGCCGTACTGGTGGTGAACAAACCGACGTTGCTGCTCTCGGTGCCCGGTCGCGCCGACGATAACAAGGATTGCCTGATTACCCGTTTGCAGGAAAACGGCTACCCGGAAGCGCGCATCGTCCATCGCTTGGACTGGGAAACCTCCGGCATCATTTTGCTCGCGCGTGACGCCGACACTCATCGCGAACTGTCGCGCCAGTTTCACGATCGCGAAACCGAAAAGGCCTACACCGCACTGGCCTGGGGTCAGCCGGAACTCGACAGTGGCAGTATCGATTTGCCCCTGCGGTATGATCCGCCGACCAAACCACGCCACGTGGTTGATCACGAATTCGGCAAGCATGCGCTGACCTTCTGGCGTGTGCTGGAGCGCTGCGGCGACTGGTGTCGCGTTGAGCTGACACCGATCACTGGTCGTTCGCATCAATTGCGCGTGCACATGCTGTCGATCGGACATCCGCTGCTTGGTGACGGGCTCTACGCCCATGAGCAGGCGCTGGCGGCATGGCCACGTTTGTGCCTGCACGCAAGCATGCTCAGCTTCACCCATCCGCAAACCGGCGAACGCCTGCGCTTCGAGTGTCCCGCGCCGTTCTGA
- the minD gene encoding septum site-determining protein MinD, which produces MAKILVVTSGKGGVGKTTTSAAIGTGLALRGHKTVIVDFDVGLRNLDLIMGCERRVVYDFVNVVNGEANLQQALIKDKRLENLYVLAASQTRDKDALTVEGVEKVLMELKEQFEFVVCDSPAGIEKGAHLAMYFADEAIVVTNPEVSSVRDSDRMLGLLASKSRRAERGEDPIKEHLLITRYHPERVEKGEMLGVEDVKEILSVTLLGVIPESQAVLKASNQGVPVILDDQSDAGQAYSDTVDRLLGKEKAHRFLDVEKKGFFERLFGGR; this is translated from the coding sequence TTGGCCAAGATTCTCGTGGTTACATCCGGCAAGGGTGGTGTGGGTAAGACCACCACCAGCGCCGCTATCGGTACCGGCCTCGCTCTGCGCGGCCACAAAACAGTGATCGTCGACTTCGACGTGGGCTTGCGTAACCTTGACCTGATCATGGGTTGCGAGCGCCGCGTGGTGTATGACTTCGTCAACGTGGTCAATGGCGAAGCCAACCTGCAACAAGCGCTGATCAAAGACAAGCGTCTGGAAAACCTCTACGTACTGGCCGCCAGTCAGACCCGCGACAAAGACGCGCTGACTGTCGAAGGCGTGGAAAAAGTCCTGATGGAGCTCAAGGAACAATTCGAGTTCGTCGTCTGCGACTCCCCGGCCGGCATCGAAAAAGGTGCGCACCTGGCCATGTACTTCGCTGACGAAGCGATCGTCGTGACCAACCCGGAAGTGTCCTCGGTACGAGATTCGGACCGCATGCTCGGCCTGTTGGCCAGCAAATCGCGTCGCGCCGAACGTGGCGAAGACCCGATCAAGGAACACCTGCTGATCACTCGCTACCATCCAGAGCGTGTTGAAAAGGGCGAAATGCTCGGCGTTGAAGACGTCAAGGAAATCCTCTCGGTAACGCTGCTCGGCGTGATCCCGGAATCCCAGGCGGTGCTCAAGGCATCCAACCAGGGCGTGCCGGTGATTCTCGACGACCAGAGCGATGCCGGTCAGGCTTACAGCGATACCGTCGACCGCCTGTTGGGCAAAGAAAAAGCCCACCGTTTCCTCGATGTCGAGAAGAAGGGATTCTTCGAGCGCCTGTTTGGAGGTAGGTAA
- a CDS encoding lipid A biosynthesis lauroyl acyltransferase: protein MDRPRFRKAFLAPRFWPLWCGLGLLWLIVQLPYPALLTIGRVLGALMYRVAGDRRRIAKRNLELCFPEKSAAERKRLLKENFASTGIAFFEMAMSWWWSRERLAKLAHVEGLEHLQKAQREGKGVILMAAHFTTLEIGAALLGQQHTIDGMYREHKNPLFDYVQRQGRERHNLDSLAVERDDVRGMLKLLRSGRAIWYAPDQDYGAKQSIFVPLFGIQAATVTATTKFARLGKALVVPFTQERLADGSGYRLVIHPPLEDFPGETEEADCIRINQWVESALRACPEQYLWAHRRFKSRPPGEPKLYAKRG, encoded by the coding sequence ATGGATCGCCCGCGTTTTCGAAAAGCATTTCTTGCTCCACGCTTCTGGCCGCTCTGGTGCGGTCTGGGGCTTTTATGGCTGATCGTGCAGTTGCCGTATCCGGCGTTGCTGACCATCGGTCGAGTTTTGGGCGCCTTGATGTATCGCGTGGCCGGCGACCGGCGGCGCATCGCCAAGCGCAATCTTGAGCTGTGCTTCCCGGAAAAATCCGCCGCCGAGCGCAAACGTCTACTCAAGGAGAACTTCGCCTCCACCGGCATCGCTTTCTTTGAAATGGCCATGAGCTGGTGGTGGTCGCGTGAACGTCTGGCCAAGCTGGCCCACGTTGAAGGCCTGGAGCATCTGCAAAAGGCCCAGCGCGAAGGCAAAGGCGTGATCCTGATGGCGGCGCATTTCACCACGCTGGAAATCGGCGCGGCGTTGCTCGGCCAGCAGCACACCATCGACGGCATGTACCGCGAGCACAAGAATCCGTTGTTTGACTATGTTCAGCGTCAGGGCCGTGAGCGGCACAACCTCGATTCGCTGGCGGTGGAGCGTGACGACGTGCGCGGCATGCTCAAGCTGCTGCGCTCCGGTCGGGCGATCTGGTATGCGCCGGATCAGGATTACGGCGCCAAGCAGAGCATCTTCGTGCCGCTGTTCGGCATTCAAGCCGCGACTGTTACGGCGACAACGAAATTTGCCCGTCTGGGCAAGGCGCTGGTCGTGCCGTTCACGCAGGAACGTCTGGCCGATGGCAGTGGTTATCGGTTGGTGATTCATCCGCCGCTGGAAGATTTCCCTGGCGAAACCGAAGAAGCCGACTGCATCCGCATCAACCAGTGGGTCGAGAGCGCTTTGCGTGCCTGCCCCGAGCAATATCTGTGGGCGCACCGTCGCTTCAAGAGCCGTCCACCGGGCGAGCCAAAGCTGTACGCCAAACGCGGTTGA
- a CDS encoding nucleobase:cation symporter-2 family protein: MSELSKARIPDAPAIQRLPLLQLILVGLQHVLLMYGGAIAVPLIIGQAAGLSREEIAFLINADLLVAGIATIVQSMGIGPMGIRMPVMMGASFAAVGSMVAMAGMPGIGLQGIFGATIAAGFFGMLIAPFMSKVVRFFPPLVTGTVITSIGLSLFPVAVNWAGGGAAAAQFGSPIYLAIAALVLGTILLIHRFMRGFWVNISVLIGMCFGYLLCGAIGMVDLSGMANAPWVQFVTPLHFGMPKFELAPILSMCLVVVIIFVESTGMFLALGKITGQEVCPRMLRRGLLCDAGASFVAGFFNTFTHSSFAQNIGLVQMTGVRCRSVTIVAGGLLIVLSLLPKAAFLVASIPPAVLGGAAIAMFGMVAATGIKILQEADIGDRRNQLLVAVSIGMGLIPVVRPEFFAHLPLWMSPITHSGIAMATLSALTLNLLFNILGGKERAAINDCHAHQH, translated from the coding sequence ATGTCCGAGCTGTCCAAAGCGCGCATCCCCGACGCACCCGCCATTCAGCGATTGCCCCTTTTGCAACTGATCCTGGTCGGTTTGCAACATGTTCTGCTGATGTACGGTGGTGCCATCGCGGTGCCGCTGATCATTGGACAGGCCGCTGGCCTGAGTCGTGAAGAAATAGCCTTCCTGATCAACGCCGATCTGCTGGTCGCCGGCATCGCTACCATTGTGCAGTCCATGGGCATCGGCCCGATGGGCATTCGCATGCCGGTGATGATGGGCGCCAGTTTTGCTGCAGTCGGCAGCATGGTCGCCATGGCCGGCATGCCCGGCATCGGCCTGCAAGGCATCTTCGGTGCAACGATCGCCGCCGGTTTCTTCGGCATGCTCATCGCGCCGTTCATGTCCAAGGTCGTGCGCTTTTTCCCGCCGCTGGTGACCGGCACGGTCATCACCTCGATCGGTTTGTCGCTGTTCCCCGTGGCCGTGAACTGGGCCGGTGGCGGTGCCGCCGCCGCACAATTCGGCTCACCGATTTATCTGGCCATCGCCGCGCTGGTGTTGGGCACCATTCTGTTGATCCACCGCTTTATGCGCGGTTTCTGGGTCAACATCTCAGTACTGATCGGCATGTGCTTCGGCTACCTGCTGTGCGGCGCGATCGGTATGGTGGATCTGAGCGGCATGGCCAACGCGCCATGGGTTCAGTTCGTCACCCCGCTGCATTTCGGCATGCCGAAATTCGAACTCGCGCCGATCCTGTCGATGTGTCTGGTGGTGGTGATCATCTTCGTCGAGTCCACCGGGATGTTCCTCGCGCTAGGTAAAATCACCGGCCAGGAAGTCTGCCCACGCATGCTGCGTCGCGGCTTGCTGTGTGATGCCGGCGCCTCGTTTGTGGCGGGTTTCTTCAACACGTTTACCCACTCCTCTTTCGCGCAGAACATCGGTCTGGTGCAGATGACCGGTGTGCGCTGCCGCTCGGTGACCATCGTTGCTGGTGGCTTGCTGATCGTGTTGAGCCTGCTGCCGAAAGCGGCGTTTCTGGTGGCGTCGATTCCACCGGCGGTACTCGGCGGCGCAGCGATTGCGATGTTCGGCATGGTCGCGGCGACCGGCATCAAGATTCTCCAGGAAGCCGACATCGGTGACCGCCGCAACCAGTTGCTGGTCGCGGTGAGCATCGGCATGGGCTTGATCCCGGTAGTGCGTCCGGAGTTCTTCGCGCATCTGCCACTGTGGATGAGCCCGATTACTCACAGTGGCATCGCCATGGCAACGCTCAGTGCGCTGACGCTGAACCTGCTGTTCAACATTCTCGGCGGCAAAGAGCGCGCAGCGATCAACGACTGCCATGCGCACCAGCATTAA
- a CDS encoding outer membrane protein OmpK, translating into MKRMCTSLMLAGSMLAGGQAMAEGLLQWQNNSLTYLYGKDFQVNPRIQQTVTFEHADAWTYGDNFFFFDKIFYNGGKDFSNGPNTYYGEFSPRISLGKVLDQKIEFGPIKDVLVAMTYEFGEGDTESYLIGPGFDLAIPGFDYFQLNFYQRHTQGARAGDNVWQITPVWSYTIPVGKSDILIDGFMDWVTDNDSNSKGDYHANLHFNPQVKYDLGKALSFGEKQLYVGVEYDYWKDKYGIDDTGAFKTNQSTTSFLVKFHF; encoded by the coding sequence ATGAAACGTATGTGCACCAGCCTGATGCTCGCGGGATCGATGTTGGCCGGCGGCCAGGCCATGGCCGAGGGCCTGCTGCAGTGGCAGAACAACAGCCTGACCTACCTCTACGGCAAGGACTTCCAGGTCAACCCGCGCATCCAGCAGACCGTCACTTTCGAACACGCCGACGCGTGGACTTATGGGGACAACTTCTTCTTCTTCGACAAGATCTTCTACAACGGTGGCAAGGACTTCAGCAACGGTCCGAACACCTACTACGGTGAGTTCAGCCCGCGCATCTCGCTGGGCAAGGTGCTCGACCAGAAGATCGAGTTCGGCCCGATCAAAGACGTGCTGGTGGCGATGACTTACGAGTTCGGCGAAGGCGACACCGAGTCGTACCTGATCGGTCCAGGCTTCGACCTGGCGATCCCGGGCTTCGACTACTTCCAGTTGAACTTCTACCAGCGTCACACCCAAGGTGCTCGCGCCGGTGACAACGTCTGGCAGATCACCCCGGTCTGGTCCTACACCATCCCGGTCGGCAAGTCGGACATCCTGATCGACGGCTTCATGGACTGGGTCACCGACAACGACTCCAACTCCAAAGGCGACTACCACGCCAACCTGCACTTCAACCCACAGGTCAAATACGACTTGGGCAAGGCGCTGAGTTTTGGCGAGAAGCAGTTGTATGTCGGTGTGGAATACGACTACTGGAAAGACAAGTACGGCATCGACGACACCGGTGCGTTCAAGACCAATCAGAGCACCACGAGTTTCCTGGTGAAGTTCCACTTCTGA
- a CDS encoding M18 family aminopeptidase translates to MREELNQGLIDFLKASPTPFHATASLVQRLEAAGYVRLDEREPWTTEPNGRYYVTRNDSSIVAIKMGRTSPLHGGIRLVGAHTDSPCLRVKPQPELQRQGFWQLGVEVYGGALLAPWFDRDLSLAGRVTFRRDGKVESQLIDFKAPIAIIPNLAIHLNREANQGWAINAQTELPPILAQFAGDERVDFRAVLTDQLAREHGLNADVVLDYELSFYDTQSAAVIGLNGDFIAGARLDNLLSCYAGLQALLTAETDETCVLVCNDHEEVGSCSACGADGPMLEQTLRRLLPEGDEFVRTIQKSLLVSADNAHGVHPNYAEKHDANHGPKLNAGPVIKVNSNQRYATNSETAGFFRHLCMAEEVPVQSFVVRSDMGCGSTIGPITASHLGVRTVDIGLPTFAMHSIRELCGSHDLAHLVKVLSAFYACRELP, encoded by the coding sequence ATGCGCGAAGAGTTGAACCAAGGCCTGATCGACTTTCTCAAGGCCTCCCCTACCCCGTTCCACGCCACCGCCAGTCTGGTGCAGCGTCTGGAGGCTGCCGGTTATGTGCGCCTCGACGAGCGCGAGCCATGGACCACCGAGCCGAACGGCCGCTATTACGTCACCCGTAACGACTCTTCGATCGTCGCGATCAAAATGGGCCGCACTTCGCCACTGCACGGCGGCATCCGCCTGGTCGGCGCGCACACCGACAGCCCGTGCCTGCGGGTCAAGCCGCAACCGGAGCTGCAGCGTCAGGGCTTCTGGCAACTCGGCGTTGAAGTCTACGGCGGCGCCCTGCTCGCACCGTGGTTCGACCGTGATCTGTCGCTGGCCGGCCGCGTCACCTTCCGCCGCGACGGCAAAGTCGAAAGCCAATTGATCGACTTCAAGGCACCGATCGCGATCATTCCCAACCTGGCCATTCACCTCAACCGTGAAGCCAATCAGGGCTGGGCGATCAACGCGCAGACCGAGCTACCGCCGATCCTCGCGCAATTTGCCGGTGACGAGCGCGTCGATTTCCGCGCCGTGCTCACCGATCAACTGGCCCGCGAACACGGCTTGAACGCCGACGTCGTGCTCGATTACGAGCTGAGTTTCTACGACACGCAAAGTGCTGCGGTTATCGGCCTCAACGGCGATTTCATTGCCGGTGCGCGCCTCGATAACCTGTTGTCGTGCTACGCCGGCCTGCAAGCCTTGCTCACCGCCGAAACCGACGAAACCTGCGTGCTGGTGTGCAACGACCACGAAGAAGTCGGTTCCTGCTCGGCCTGCGGTGCCGACGGCCCGATGCTCGAACAGACCTTGCGCCGTCTGCTGCCGGAAGGTGACGAGTTCGTCCGCACCATCCAGAAATCCCTGCTGGTCTCGGCCGACAACGCCCATGGTGTACACCCCAACTACGCAGAAAAGCACGACGCCAACCACGGCCCGAAACTCAACGCCGGCCCGGTGATCAAGGTCAACAGCAACCAGCGCTACGCCACCAACAGCGAAACCGCCGGCTTCTTCCGCCATCTGTGCATGGCCGAAGAAGTACCGGTGCAAAGCTTCGTGGTGCGCAGTGACATGGGCTGCGGCTCGACCATCGGCCCGATCACCGCCAGCCACCTCGGTGTGCGTACTGTCGATATCGGCCTGCCGACCTTCGCCATGCACTCGATCCGCGAACTGTGTGGCAGCCACGACCTGGCGCATCTGGTCAAAGTGCTGAGCGCGTTTTACGCCTGCCGCGAATTGCCGTAA
- a CDS encoding outer membrane protein OmpK produces MIRTQTSVLLSGGLLAASQAMAGDLLLWQTNSLSYLYGKNFAINPSIQQTLTFEHADKWKYGDNFLFVDKIFYNGKEDANKGPHAFYGEFTPRFSFGKIFDQKLEFGPIKDVLLAMTYEYGEGDSEAYLIGPGFDLKVPGFNYVTLNIFRRQTEGPRPGDGVWQITPGWSYSFPLGNSDVLIDGYLDWVVDNDENSRGTYHANLHINPQIKYDLGKALGWSHKQLYVGTEYSYWKNKYGVENTHNFDTNQNTASLLVKVHF; encoded by the coding sequence ATGATTCGCACGCAAACCAGCGTTCTGTTGAGTGGCGGCCTGCTGGCCGCGAGTCAGGCCATGGCCGGCGATTTACTGCTGTGGCAGACCAACAGCCTGAGCTACCTGTACGGCAAGAATTTTGCGATCAACCCGTCGATCCAACAGACGCTGACCTTCGAGCACGCCGACAAGTGGAAGTACGGCGACAACTTCCTGTTCGTCGACAAGATCTTCTACAACGGCAAGGAAGACGCGAACAAAGGCCCGCACGCGTTCTACGGTGAATTCACCCCGCGTTTCTCGTTCGGCAAGATCTTCGACCAGAAGCTCGAGTTCGGCCCGATCAAAGACGTGCTGCTGGCGATGACTTACGAATATGGCGAAGGCGACAGCGAGGCCTATCTGATCGGCCCCGGCTTCGACCTCAAGGTGCCCGGCTTCAACTACGTCACCCTGAACATTTTCCGCCGCCAGACCGAAGGCCCACGCCCCGGCGACGGCGTCTGGCAGATCACCCCCGGCTGGTCCTACAGCTTTCCTTTAGGCAATTCCGATGTGCTGATCGACGGCTACCTCGATTGGGTGGTCGACAACGATGAGAACTCGCGCGGCACCTACCACGCCAACCTGCACATCAATCCGCAGATCAAATATGACCTCGGCAAAGCCTTGGGCTGGAGCCACAAGCAACTGTATGTCGGCACCGAATACAGTTACTGGAAAAATAAATACGGCGTCGAAAATACGCACAACTTCGACACCAATCAGAACACCGCCAGCCTGCTGGTCAAGGTGCACTTTTAA
- the minC gene encoding septum site-determining protein MinC yields the protein MSQTEPLDQDPVFQLKGSMLAITVLELARNDLESLDRQLAAKVAQAPNFFSNAPLVLALDKLPPSEGAVDLPGLMRVCRQHGLRTLAIRASRIEDIAAAIAIDIPVLPPSGARERPLETPEAEVKKKPEKPPEPTVKPTRVITTPVRGGQQIYAQGGDLVVVSSVSPGAELLADGNIHVYGPMRGRALAGVKGDTKARIFCQQLSAELISIAGHYKVSEDLRRDPMWGSGVQVSLSGDVLNIIRL from the coding sequence ATGAGCCAAACCGAACCGTTAGACCAAGATCCCGTATTCCAGCTCAAGGGCAGCATGCTGGCCATTACTGTGCTGGAACTGGCCCGTAACGACCTCGAAAGCCTCGATCGGCAACTGGCCGCCAAAGTCGCCCAGGCGCCGAACTTTTTCAGCAATGCGCCGCTGGTTCTGGCGCTGGACAAACTGCCGCCGAGCGAAGGCGCCGTCGATCTGCCGGGCCTGATGCGCGTCTGCCGCCAACATGGCCTGCGCACCCTGGCGATTCGCGCCAGCCGCATCGAAGACATTGCCGCCGCCATCGCCATCGACATTCCGGTATTGCCGCCGTCCGGCGCCCGTGAGCGGCCGCTGGAAACCCCGGAAGCCGAAGTCAAAAAGAAGCCGGAAAAACCGCCGGAACCCACCGTCAAACCGACCCGTGTCATCACCACGCCAGTACGTGGTGGCCAACAGATATATGCCCAGGGTGGCGATTTGGTCGTGGTGTCTTCGGTCAGTCCGGGGGCGGAACTTCTCGCCGATGGCAACATCCATGTATACGGCCCGATGCGTGGTCGGGCGCTGGCCGGCGTGAAGGGTGACACCAAGGCACGGATTTTCTGTCAGCAATTGAGCGCTGAACTGATCTCCATCGCCGGTCATTACAAGGTTTCCGAAGATTTGCGCCGCGACCCTATGTGGGGCTCGGGCGTACAGGTCAGCCTGTCGGGCGACGTGTTGAACATCATTCGGCTTTAA
- a CDS encoding ureidoglycolate lyase, whose product MRTLTIEPLSKEAFAPFGDVIETDGSDHFMINNGSTMRFHKLATVETAQPEDNAIISIFRADAQDMPLTVCMLERHPLGSQAFIPLLGNPFLIVVAPVGDEPVSGLVRAFVTNGRQGINYHRGVWHHPVLTIEKRDDFLVVDRSGTGNNCDEHFFKEDERLILAPHQ is encoded by the coding sequence ATGCGCACACTAACGATTGAACCGCTGAGCAAAGAAGCCTTCGCCCCTTTCGGTGACGTCATCGAAACCGACGGCAGCGATCACTTCATGATCAACAACGGTTCGACCATGCGCTTCCACAAACTGGCGACGGTCGAAACCGCTCAGCCTGAGGACAACGCGATCATCAGCATCTTCCGCGCCGACGCGCAGGACATGCCCCTGACCGTTTGCATGCTGGAACGCCACCCGCTGGGCAGCCAGGCTTTCATTCCGCTGCTCGGCAACCCCTTTCTGATCGTGGTCGCGCCAGTTGGCGATGAACCTGTATCAGGCTTGGTCCGCGCCTTCGTCACCAACGGCAGGCAGGGCATTAATTACCATCGCGGCGTTTGGCACCATCCGGTGCTGACGATCGAAAAGCGGGATGACTTCCTGGTGGTTGATCGCAGTGGCACAGGCAACAACTGCGATGAGCATTTTTTCAAAGAGGATGAGCGTTTGATCCTCGCCCCCCACCAATAA
- a CDS encoding patatin-like phospholipase family protein — MSPAEPVTGLILSGGGARAAYQVGVLAAIAELLPLGADNPFPVIVGTSAGAINAVSLASGATDFRAAIERLTFFWQGFRSHRVLRSDWPGVIRQASRFVSHSLLGIGRQLPVALLNSSPLRELLNEKLHMPGIAESIARKQLHAVAVTAFGYESGQAVTFYQGGGKIDAWLRHRRIGVPTQLSVDHLLASSAIPLLFAPVKIGDEYFGDGAVRQSAPISPALHLGASRVLVVGVSGNPRGFDPQQPLERAYTGQQPTLAQIGGHMLNSTFIDSLESDIELLQRLNQFSHLVPAGTPTRELGVAPVEVLVISPSQPIDEIAARHRQELPAALRLFLRGPGATKTSGAGVLSYLLFEAGYCSELIDLGRRDALAKREELCRFLGLSF; from the coding sequence ATGAGCCCAGCTGAACCGGTCACAGGTTTGATTCTTTCCGGCGGCGGGGCTCGGGCGGCGTATCAGGTGGGGGTGCTGGCGGCAATTGCGGAGTTGCTGCCATTGGGCGCGGACAATCCGTTTCCGGTGATCGTCGGCACCTCGGCCGGGGCGATCAACGCGGTCAGCCTGGCCAGTGGTGCCACGGATTTTCGCGCCGCGATCGAGCGTCTCACCTTTTTTTGGCAGGGCTTTCGCAGTCATCGCGTGCTGCGCAGTGACTGGCCCGGCGTTATCCGTCAGGCCAGCCGCTTTGTCAGTCACAGCTTGCTCGGCATCGGTCGGCAACTGCCGGTGGCCCTGCTCAACAGTTCGCCGCTGCGCGAACTGCTCAATGAAAAACTGCACATGCCCGGCATCGCCGAATCGATCGCGCGCAAGCAATTGCATGCGGTGGCGGTGACCGCGTTCGGCTACGAATCCGGGCAAGCGGTGACGTTCTATCAGGGCGGCGGCAAGATCGATGCGTGGTTGCGGCATCGGCGTATTGGTGTGCCGACGCAACTGTCGGTGGATCACTTGCTCGCCAGTTCGGCGATTCCGTTGCTGTTCGCGCCGGTGAAAATCGGTGATGAATATTTTGGCGACGGCGCGGTGCGGCAATCGGCACCGATCAGCCCGGCATTGCATTTGGGCGCGAGCCGGGTGCTGGTGGTCGGTGTCAGCGGCAACCCGCGCGGGTTTGATCCGCAGCAGCCGCTGGAGCGCGCCTACACGGGGCAACAGCCGACTCTGGCGCAGATTGGCGGGCACATGCTCAACAGCACGTTCATTGACAGCCTGGAGAGCGACATCGAGTTGCTGCAGCGTCTCAACCAGTTCAGCCACTTGGTACCCGCCGGCACACCGACTCGCGAATTGGGTGTGGCACCGGTGGAGGTGTTGGTGATTTCGCCGAGTCAGCCGATCGATGAGATCGCGGCGCGGCATCGCCAGGAATTGCCGGCGGCGTTGCGTTTGTTTTTGCGCGGGCCGGGGGCGACCAAGACCAGTGGGGCAGGGGTGTTGAGTTATCTGCTGTTCGAGGCGGGGTATTGCAGCGAGTTGATTGATTTGGGGCGGCGCGATGCGTTGGCCAAACGTGAGGAGTTGTGCCGGTTTTTGGGATTGTCATTTTAA
- the minE gene encoding cell division topological specificity factor MinE — MNLFDFFRANKKPSTASVAKERLQIIVAHERGQRSTPDYLPALQKELVDVIRKYVNIGNDDVHVALESQGSCSILELNITLPDR, encoded by the coding sequence ATGAACCTTTTTGACTTCTTTCGTGCCAACAAAAAGCCAAGTACCGCCTCGGTAGCGAAAGAGCGTCTACAGATCATCGTGGCGCATGAGCGCGGCCAGCGCAGCACGCCGGATTACCTGCCAGCCTTGCAGAAGGAACTGGTCGACGTGATCCGCAAGTACGTCAACATCGGCAACGACGACGTACATGTTGCACTGGAAAGCCAGGGCAGTTGCTCGATTCTGGAACTCAACATCACCCTGCCTGATCGCTGA
- a CDS encoding urate hydroxylase PuuD: MEAHLLEWLNLSVRWVHMITGVAWIGASFYFVWLENNLNRVNPKTGLAGDLWAIHGGGIYHLEKYKLAPPAMPENLHWFKWEAYFTWMSGIALLCVVFYSNPTLYLLAPGSTLSGPEGVAIGIGSLFIGWFIYSFLCDSALGKRPALLGFILFVLIIGAAYGFSKVFSGRGAYLHVGAIIGTIMVGNVFRIIMPAQRALVAAIAENRTPDPALPAKGLLRSRHNNYFTLPVLFIMISNHFPSTYGSQYNWLILAGIAVLAVLVRHYFNTRHDSHKFAWTLPVAAVGMISLAYVTGPMPMSTAPEVAKAPAKIEYQPLPETALGGGAKPAEAAAPAAPAEAPAAPAQASNAGPGFDKVHTVIQERCAVCHSAKPTSPLFSAAPAGVMFDTPEQIRQNAARIQAQAITTQIMPLGNITQMTQQERDLIGAWIAQGAQTN; encoded by the coding sequence GTGGAAGCACATCTGTTGGAATGGCTGAACCTGAGCGTGCGCTGGGTTCACATGATTACTGGCGTGGCCTGGATCGGCGCGTCGTTCTACTTCGTCTGGCTGGAGAACAACCTCAACCGCGTCAACCCGAAAACCGGCCTGGCCGGTGACCTGTGGGCGATCCACGGTGGCGGTATCTATCACCTCGAAAAATACAAACTGGCCCCGCCGGCGATGCCGGAAAACCTGCACTGGTTCAAATGGGAAGCCTACTTCACCTGGATGTCGGGTATCGCGCTGCTGTGCGTGGTGTTCTACTCCAATCCAACGCTCTACCTGCTGGCTCCGGGCAGCACACTGAGCGGCCCTGAAGGTGTGGCCATCGGTATCGGCTCGCTGTTTATCGGCTGGTTCATCTACTCCTTCCTCTGTGATTCGGCCCTGGGCAAACGCCCTGCTCTGCTCGGCTTCATTCTGTTCGTGCTGATCATCGGCGCGGCGTATGGCTTCAGCAAAGTGTTCAGCGGTCGTGGCGCGTACCTGCACGTCGGCGCGATTATCGGCACCATCATGGTCGGCAACGTGTTCCGCATCATCATGCCGGCGCAACGCGCACTGGTCGCGGCGATTGCCGAGAACCGTACGCCGGATCCGGCGCTGCCAGCCAAAGGCTTGCTGCGTTCGCGTCACAACAACTACTTCACCCTACCGGTGCTGTTCATCATGATCAGCAACCACTTCCCGAGCACCTATGGCAGCCAGTACAACTGGTTGATCCTGGCCGGGATCGCGGTGTTGGCGGTGTTGGTGCGTCACTACTTCAACACCCGTCATGACAGCCACAAGTTTGCCTGGACCCTGCCGGTTGCGGCGGTGGGCATGATCAGTCTGGCGTACGTCACCGGCCCGATGCCGATGTCGACCGCTCCGGAAGTGGCCAAGGCGCCAGCGAAAATCGAATACCAACCGCTGCCGGAAACGGCACTGGGCGGTGGCGCGAAACCAGCTGAAGCGGCGGCACCTGCTGCACCCGCAGAGGCACCTGCAGCACCGGCACAGGCGTCGAATGCTGGCCCGGGTTTCGACAAAGTGCACACAGTGATCCAGGAACGCTGCGCGGTTTGCCATTCGGCCAAACCAACCAGCCCGTTGTTCAGCGCGGCGCCTGCCGGTGTGATGTTCGACACTCCAGAGCAGATCCGTCAGAACGCGGCGCGCATCCAGGCGCAAGCCATCACCACGCAGATCATGCCACTGGGCAACATCACGCAGATGACCCAGCAGGAACGTGACCTGATCGGTGCATGGATTGCCCAGGGAGCACAGACCAACTAA